One stretch of Sardina pilchardus chromosome 17, fSarPil1.1, whole genome shotgun sequence DNA includes these proteins:
- the cxcr4a gene encoding C-X-C chemokine receptor type 4a, with translation MSYYEHIIIPDYIEDNSSESGSGFIPEFVEACDRAVSHEFSRIFLPTVYGIIFLLGIIGNGLVVIVMGYQRKSRTMTDKYRLHLSVADLLFVLTLPFWAVEAASDQWYFGNFMCVAVHMIYTVNLYSSVLILAFISLDRYLAVVRATNSQRPRKLLAERIIYVGVWLPAALLTVPDLVFAKTEEITVRTSCERVYPDPSSVWRAGFQFQHILVGFVLPGLVILICYCIIISKLARGTKGTQKRKALKTTVVLIVCFFSCWLPYCAGILVDTLLTLNVVPHSCELEQGLEKWIFVTEALAYFHCCLNPILYAFLGVKFKKSARSALSPSRGSSLKILPKKRGGMSSVSTESESSSFQSS, from the exons ATGTCTTATTACGAG CATATAATAATACCAGACTACATTGAAGATAACAGCTCCGAGTCTGGATCTGGGTTCATACCAGAATTTGTCGAAGCCTGTGACCGTGCTGTCAGCCATGAATTCAGCCGGATCTTCCTTCCCACCGTGTACGGAATCATTTTTCTGCTGGGGATCATTGGAAACGGCCTTGTGGTTATAGTGATGGGCTATCAGAGGAAGTCCAGAACTATGACTGACAAATACCGTCTGCATTTGTCTGTCGCTGACTTACTCTTCGTCCTGACACTGCCCTTTTGGGCCGTGGAAGCGGCCAGTGACCAGTGGTACTTCGGCAATttcatgtgtgtggctgtgcacaTGATCTACACTGTGAACCTGTACAGCAGCGTGCTCATTCTCGCCTTCATCAGCCTGGACCGCTACCTCGCCGTGGTCAGGGCCACAAACAGCCAACGGCCAAGGAAGCTACTGGCGGAGCGCATCATATACGTGGGCGTGTGGCTCCCGGCTGCGCTGCTCACCGTGCCTGACCTGGTGTTCGCCAAGACGGAAGAAATCACTGTCAGGACGAGTTGCGAGCGCGTCTACCCAGACCCGTCGTCAGTCTGGCGCGCCGGCTTCCAGTTCCAGCACATATTGGTGGGATTCGTCCTGCCGGGACTGGTGATCCTTATCTGTTACTGCATCATCATTTCCAAGCTGGCCCGCGGCACCAAGGGCACCCAGAAGCGCAAGGCGCTGAAGACCACGGTGGTGCTGATCGTCTGCTTCTTCAGTTGCTGGCTGCCGTATTGCGCTGGCATCCTGGTGGACACGCTCCTGACTCTGAACGTGGTGCCCCACAGCTGCGAGCTGGAGCAAGGTCTGGAGAAGTGGATCTTTGTCACGGAGGCGCTGGCCTACTTCCACTGTTGCCTCAACCCGATTCTGTACGCCTTCCTCGGGGTGAAGTTCAAGAAGTCCGCCCGCAGTGCCTTGTCCCCCAGCCGCGGCTCCAGCCTGAAAATCCTCCCCAAGAAACGCGGAGGGATGTCTTCTGTGTCCACAGAGTCGGAATCCTCCAGCTTTCAGTCCAGTTAA